One segment of Pseudodesulfovibrio sp. 5S69 DNA contains the following:
- a CDS encoding response regulator — protein MAADRTKHFRVLAVDQDESMLMLYRDILCFESEEPAALEALFNDDARLPSREEIDEDAARPVFEVVQASGARGGLKAMDHALDGGEPFAIALVDIHLSDLGEQLLGIDLAEALRERDPHVEIVLLSARHKVPLKEFNKRVQPPEKLLYIQKPFRSPELKQIALSLGSKWDAENRLRDLNETLASKVEARTSELNAVNRRLRLDIAKRAAVLRELQASEQRYRLLFEQNITGNFAADGQGRILDCNLAFAEMFDFRLPDDALGANIFDLWDRAGGGESLRTLLADTGRVSNQEIIFTRGALKRHLMVSCDTVAEGEGGLEELRGYLFDISEPKRLEDQLRQSQKMEALGTLAGGIAHDFNNILGVILGYAEIIESGAEPDSGLARRIGEISRAGRRARDLVTQILNFSRQGPQERHAMTLTPLIKEALKLLRSSVPSNVAIYTRLQTSRDQVMADPTQMHQILLNLCGNASQAMQDTGGTMTITLADVFPDDPVVPPEDLGKAERFVRLTVADNGPGIDPEVAERVFDPFFTTKKQGEGTGMGLAMVHGIVKRHDGYLELENDPGRGAAFHVFLPRSSEMARPEADIPADLVFRDGRILFVDDEKPLTDIGREMLEAIGFEVVTRTSSIEALEAFKFKAGDFDLIITDQSMPNMTGMEFAREVLKIRPDIPIILCTGFSDAVSYERLRDVGIGDFIMKPILKHDLMASIGRLLSPK, from the coding sequence TTGGCAGCCGACCGCACCAAACACTTTCGCGTACTCGCCGTGGACCAAGACGAGTCCATGCTCATGCTCTACCGCGACATTCTTTGCTTCGAAAGCGAGGAACCGGCCGCCCTGGAGGCGCTGTTCAACGACGACGCCCGGCTGCCGTCCCGCGAGGAGATCGACGAGGACGCGGCCCGGCCGGTCTTCGAAGTGGTCCAGGCCTCCGGCGCCCGGGGCGGCCTCAAAGCCATGGACCACGCCCTCGATGGCGGCGAGCCGTTCGCCATCGCGCTCGTGGACATCCATCTGTCCGACCTGGGCGAACAGCTCCTGGGCATCGATCTGGCAGAGGCCCTGCGGGAACGCGATCCGCACGTGGAGATCGTGCTCCTGTCGGCCCGCCACAAGGTCCCCCTCAAGGAATTCAACAAGCGGGTCCAGCCGCCCGAGAAGCTGCTCTACATCCAGAAGCCGTTCCGCTCGCCGGAGCTCAAGCAGATCGCCTTGTCCCTGGGCTCCAAGTGGGACGCGGAAAACCGCCTGCGGGACCTGAACGAGACCCTGGCCTCCAAGGTCGAGGCTCGGACCAGCGAGCTCAACGCGGTCAACCGGCGGCTGCGGCTCGACATCGCCAAGCGCGCCGCGGTCCTGCGCGAACTCCAGGCCTCGGAGCAGCGCTACCGGCTGCTCTTCGAGCAGAACATCACCGGTAACTTCGCGGCGGACGGCCAGGGGCGCATTCTGGACTGCAACTTGGCCTTTGCCGAAATGTTCGACTTCCGCCTGCCCGACGACGCGCTGGGCGCGAACATCTTCGACCTCTGGGACCGGGCCGGGGGCGGGGAGTCCCTGCGTACCCTGCTGGCCGATACCGGGCGGGTGTCCAACCAGGAGATAATTTTCACGCGCGGGGCGCTCAAGCGGCACCTGATGGTCAGTTGCGACACGGTGGCCGAGGGCGAGGGCGGCCTGGAGGAGTTGCGCGGGTACCTGTTCGACATCTCCGAGCCCAAGCGGCTGGAGGACCAGTTGCGCCAGTCCCAGAAGATGGAGGCGCTCGGCACCCTGGCCGGGGGCATCGCCCACGACTTCAACAACATCCTCGGCGTCATCCTGGGCTACGCCGAGATCATCGAGTCCGGGGCCGAGCCGGACTCCGGCCTGGCGCGGCGCATCGGGGAGATATCCCGGGCGGGACGGCGGGCACGCGACCTGGTCACCCAGATCCTGAACTTCTCCCGGCAGGGCCCCCAGGAGCGGCACGCCATGACCCTGACTCCGCTGATCAAGGAAGCGCTGAAGCTGCTGCGGTCATCGGTGCCGAGCAACGTGGCCATCTACACCCGGCTCCAGACCAGCCGGGATCAGGTCATGGCCGACCCGACCCAGATGCACCAGATCCTGCTCAACCTTTGCGGCAACGCCTCCCAGGCCATGCAGGACACGGGCGGGACCATGACCATTACCCTGGCCGATGTGTTCCCGGACGATCCCGTGGTCCCGCCCGAGGACCTGGGCAAGGCCGAGCGGTTCGTGCGCCTGACCGTGGCCGACAACGGACCGGGCATCGACCCGGAGGTGGCCGAGCGGGTCTTCGATCCCTTCTTCACCACCAAGAAGCAGGGCGAGGGGACGGGCATGGGACTGGCCATGGTCCACGGCATCGTCAAGCGGCACGACGGCTACCTGGAACTGGAGAACGATCCCGGCCGGGGCGCGGCCTTCCACGTCTTTCTGCCGCGCAGTTCCGAGATGGCCCGGCCCGAGGCGGACATCCCGGCCGACCTTGTGTTCCGCGACGGGCGCATCCTGTTCGTGGACGACGAAAAGCCGCTCACGGACATCGGCCGCGAGATGCTCGAAGCCATCGGCTTCGAGGTGGTCACCCGGACTTCGTCCATCGAGGCGCTGGAGGCCTTCAAGTTCAAGGCGGGCGACTTCGACCTGATCATCACCGACCAGTCCATGCCGAACATGACCGGCATGGAGTTCGCCCGCGAGGTCCTCAAGATTCGGCCCGACATTCCGATCATCCTGTGCACCGGCTTCTCGGACGCCGTGTCCTACGAGCGGCTGCGCGACGTCGGCATCGGCGATTTCATCATGAAGCCGATCCTCAAACACGACCTGATGGCCTCCATCGGCCGCCTGCTGTCGCCCAAGTAG